From a region of the Fischerella sp. JS2 genome:
- a CDS encoding NACHT domain-containing NTPase has protein sequence MAKRSLQASAEGMRKAKQAFRRKGWTQEYLAGEVGLETRQPIWKFFTGKAIDRQVFHEICLVLGLNPEEIAQQPPDESISWETISENTSDIDALVQKARFANYEKIQAQCGTLHLLDIARPIVLDNLYVEVNIFEEITSKRWLEITDLQRLDSNNFDRFNLDKFNQQRIPGLEAVAKYSKLMVFGKTGSGKTTFLQSLAVLCNQGKFKSDCLPIFVSLKSLAENISDNKQISLLQYIYQEFNDQGISISEISTIFAHGKALILLDSLDELNEEESNIIIREIHNLSEKFYKNIVIITCRLAAQQYQFNGFTEIEIADFCKSQIVTFADKWFVAVAKNSLWEGKAKAAEFIKKLELPENQQILELATTPLLLNLTCLVFQFLGDFPALRSELYKQALELLLVHWDEARRIKRDEFFRNLSLLHKIKLLCRLAATTFTQGDYFFPATKIQSLITEYLRQLPHASTDSEALQLDSSAALKAIEAQHGLLLEQGRGIYSFSHLTFQEYLTAREIVAAGNSQTLQNFVTHIGEKRWREVFLLAAGMMQPGDELLLLMKQQIDNLVTSNQKLQKFLKWLDEKTSIINASYYPASMRAFYFTLALPPDYPLAYNQNLALSLDSRLAGNLAIDLALDLALIHALAVSLRITTNIFCQRLSAIALALNLQHLLQKRPLLQQSLQNLHDELPTTQQSRHALKSWWQEKGETWTSKLRNLIISDRQIGHDWQFNENELQILQQYWNANKVLIDCLNHAGNVSLTTVKSIEKNLFLIDRHHSF, from the coding sequence ATGGCAAAGCGATCGCTGCAAGCATCAGCTGAGGGGATGAGAAAAGCCAAACAAGCTTTTCGACGTAAAGGTTGGACTCAGGAATATCTAGCTGGTGAAGTAGGTTTAGAAACTCGTCAGCCGATTTGGAAATTCTTTACTGGTAAAGCTATTGATCGTCAAGTTTTTCATGAAATTTGCTTAGTCTTGGGATTAAATCCAGAAGAAATTGCTCAACAGCCCCCTGATGAATCAATTTCTTGGGAAACAATCTCAGAAAATACTTCAGATATTGATGCTTTAGTACAAAAAGCACGCTTTGCCAATTACGAAAAAATTCAAGCCCAGTGTGGAACTCTACATCTTTTGGATATTGCTCGACCTATTGTTTTAGATAATCTTTATGTAGAAGTCAATATATTTGAGGAAATCACCAGTAAAAGATGGTTGGAAATTACTGACTTACAAAGGCTAGATTCTAATAATTTTGATCGTTTTAATTTAGATAAGTTTAATCAGCAACGAATTCCTGGTTTAGAAGCAGTTGCCAAATACTCTAAATTAATGGTATTTGGCAAAACAGGCTCTGGTAAAACCACATTTTTACAATCGCTTGCAGTTCTTTGTAATCAGGGAAAGTTTAAATCAGATTGTCTACCCATTTTTGTTAGCCTCAAAAGCTTAGCTGAAAATATTAGCGATAATAAACAAATTAGTTTATTACAATATATTTATCAGGAATTTAATGATCAGGGTATTTCCATCTCAGAAATTTCCACCATATTTGCTCACGGAAAAGCATTAATATTACTAGACAGCCTAGATGAATTAAATGAAGAAGAAAGCAATATAATTATTAGAGAAATTCATAATCTTTCTGAAAAATTTTATAAAAATATAGTAATTATTACTTGTCGCCTTGCTGCTCAGCAATATCAGTTTAATGGTTTTACTGAAATTGAAATAGCTGATTTTTGTAAATCGCAAATTGTAACATTTGCAGATAAATGGTTTGTAGCTGTGGCAAAAAACTCTCTTTGGGAGGGAAAAGCAAAGGCTGCTGAGTTTATAAAAAAATTAGAATTGCCAGAAAATCAGCAAATTTTAGAGTTAGCAACAACACCACTTTTACTAAATCTTACTTGCTTAGTATTTCAATTTTTAGGTGACTTCCCAGCTTTACGCTCAGAACTTTATAAGCAAGCATTAGAATTGTTGTTAGTGCATTGGGATGAAGCCAGAAGAATCAAAAGAGATGAATTTTTTCGCAATTTATCGTTGCTACATAAAATTAAATTACTTTGTCGTTTAGCAGCCACTACATTTACTCAAGGAGATTACTTTTTTCCAGCAACTAAAATCCAATCACTCATAACCGAATATCTGCGTCAGCTTCCCCATGCATCTACAGATTCAGAGGCGTTGCAACTTGATAGCAGTGCTGCATTAAAAGCTATTGAGGCACAACACGGTTTGTTGCTAGAACAAGGACGAGGTATTTATTCTTTTTCGCATTTAACATTTCAAGAATATCTAACTGCTAGAGAAATTGTTGCTGCTGGAAATTCCCAAACTCTGCAAAATTTTGTTACTCATATTGGAGAAAAACGTTGGCGAGAAGTTTTTTTGCTAGCTGCGGGAATGATGCAGCCTGGAGATGAATTATTGTTATTAATGAAACAACAAATTGATAATTTAGTGACTTCAAATCAAAAATTGCAGAAATTTCTGAAATGGTTAGATGAAAAAACTTCCATAATCAATGCATCTTATTATCCAGCTAGTATGCGCGCTTTTTATTTTACTCTTGCTCTTCCCCCAGATTATCCTCTTGCTTACAATCAAAATTTGGCTTTGTCTTTAGATAGTAGATTAGCAGGAAATTTAGCTATTGATTTAGCTTTAGATCTGGCATTAATCCATGCCCTAGCTGTGAGTTTGAGGATAACTACTAATATTTTCTGTCAACGCTTATCTGCGATCGCACTTGCTCTTAACTTACAACACCTACTACAGAAGCGTCCTCTTCTCCAACAATCACTACAAAATCTACACGATGAACTGCCGACAACCCAACAAAGTAGACATGCTTTAAAAAGTTGGTGGCAGGAAAAGGGAGAAACATGGACTAGTAAATTACGAAATCTAATTATTAGCGATCGCCAAATAGGACATGATTGGCAGTTTAATGAAAATGAATTACAAATATTACAGCAGTATTGGAATGCTAACAAAGTTTTAATAGATTGTCTAAATCATGCTGGTAATGTTAGTTTGACAACAGTCAAATCAATAGAAAAAAATTTGTTTTTAATTGATAGACATCATTCATTCTGA
- a CDS encoding EAL domain-containing response regulator, which yields MTKILVIEDENAVRENLVELLEAEDFETIDAANGKLGINLALTEVPDLILCDLMMPELDGYGVLTTLRQEPLTATIPFIFLTAKATKADFRQGMELGADDYLTKPFTRAELLSAIDGRLQKQATLKQYFSTSPQLKAFNSEMLVVKNILHGAINQGHFRQFFVEYQPQVDIHSGKIIAAEALLRWQSPELGRVAASELIPLAESTGLIIPIGEWVLESVCQQNQTWQNTGYSPLCIAVNFSARQFTQPDLIKKIIQFLTANNLEPHYLELELTESLIMQDINTAIATMNELRSLGVKIAVDDFGTGYSSLMYLKKLPINKLKIDRYFIHNVVNDPQKAAITTALIQMGHNLNLQVIAEGVETELDLEFLRHHNCDAMQGFLFSRPVAASEFQKFLSRSA from the coding sequence ATGACTAAAATTTTAGTAATTGAAGATGAAAATGCAGTTCGTGAAAATCTTGTTGAATTACTGGAAGCAGAAGATTTTGAAACTATTGATGCTGCTAACGGTAAATTAGGGATAAATTTAGCTCTAACTGAAGTTCCTGATCTGATTTTGTGCGATTTGATGATGCCAGAACTTGATGGTTACGGTGTATTAACCACTTTACGGCAAGAACCGCTAACTGCAACGATTCCGTTTATTTTTCTGACTGCAAAAGCAACTAAAGCTGACTTTCGTCAAGGCATGGAATTGGGTGCGGATGACTATCTCACAAAACCATTTACTCGTGCTGAATTATTGAGTGCAATTGATGGGCGTTTACAAAAACAAGCTACTTTAAAACAATATTTTTCTACTAGTCCACAACTCAAAGCTTTTAATTCAGAAATGTTGGTTGTCAAAAATATTTTACACGGTGCGATCAATCAAGGACACTTTCGACAATTTTTTGTTGAGTATCAACCACAAGTAGATATTCATTCTGGAAAAATCATTGCCGCAGAAGCTTTACTTAGATGGCAAAGTCCAGAATTAGGAAGAGTCGCTGCTTCTGAATTGATTCCTTTAGCAGAGTCTACAGGGTTAATAATTCCTATTGGTGAATGGGTTTTAGAAAGTGTTTGCCAACAAAATCAAACTTGGCAAAATACTGGTTATTCTCCCTTGTGTATAGCTGTTAATTTTTCAGCACGTCAATTTACTCAACCTGATTTGATTAAAAAAATTATTCAATTTTTAACCGCTAATAATTTGGAACCACATTACTTAGAATTAGAACTTACAGAAAGCTTAATTATGCAAGATATTAATACCGCGATCGCTACAATGAATGAATTGCGTTCCTTGGGTGTAAAAATAGCTGTTGATGATTTTGGTACAGGCTACTCTTCTTTAATGTATCTCAAAAAATTACCTATCAATAAGTTAAAAATTGATCGTTACTTTATTCATAATGTTGTCAACGACCCACAAAAAGCAGCTATTACAACAGCATTGATTCAAATGGGTCATAATCTCAATCTTCAGGTGATTGCTGAAGGAGTAGAAACTGAATTAGACTTAGAGTTTTTACGGCATCATAACTGTGATGCTATGCAAGGTTTTTTGTTTAGTCGTCCTGTTGCAGCATCTGAATTTCAAAAGTTTTTAAGTAGGTCAGCTTAA